A single region of the Sorghum bicolor cultivar BTx623 chromosome 9, Sorghum_bicolor_NCBIv3, whole genome shotgun sequence genome encodes:
- the LOC110430395 gene encoding nascent polypeptide-associated complex subunit alpha, muscle-specific form-like translates to MPPRPYVPSAQLVLRLVFMIYYRACRIGVPFDNKHIRDSLLNALRNLLGESRGAGAPVEGVRRRRRRGRRASAPVAPVDPVMGLPANWSPGQGEASVQHLPWCPFQGTAPGTSSWVPVALAAMNPEAGPSSSAVPPGFTHTRAAPSSSAAAPSANEAATTAGSPSTPLPNGSATPRPLVTIAARRAAPPLRLFSRDAGEILDPALAAPTPPTPSTPPAVNIAAPPSVVPGSRCRTARPRARRQALARTAASGHSRTGTPARARTAVVAHLPPRRGAPVPLLEQLLARGRKPTATG, encoded by the coding sequence ATGCCTCCACGGCCGTACGTACCGTCTGCACAACTCGTTCTTCGACTCGTCTTCATGATCTACTACCGCGCCTGCCGCATCGGGGTGCCGTTCGACAACAAGCACATCCGGGACTCCCTCCTCAACGCACTGCGGAATCTCCTCGGAGAGAGCCGCGGCGCTGGTGCTCCGGTGGAGGgcgtacgtcgtcgtcgtcgacgcggACGTCGTGCTTCCGCTCCAGTGGCACCGGTTGACCCAGTGATGGGTTTGCCGGCGAACTGGAGTCCTGGACAGGGGGAGGCCTCCGTCCAGCACCTCCCCTGGTGCCCGTTCCAGGGAACGGCGCCGGGAACGTCCTCCTGGGTGCCCGTGGCGCTCGCCGCCATGAACCCGGAGGCCGGTCCATCGTCTTCGGCCGTACCGCCTGGCTTCACCCACACCAGGGCAGCACCATCGTCTTCGGCTGCGGCGCCTTCCGCGAACGAGGCGGCTACTACAGCTGGTTCCCCGTCGACCCCGCTGCCGAACGGATCGGCGACTCCTCGGCCGCTCGTGACCATCGCAGCGCGCCGGGCCGCACCTCCGCTCCGCCTCTTCTCCAGGGACGCCGGCGAGATCCTCGACCCCGCCCTCGCTGCACCGACTCCACCTACGCCGTCCACACCCCCGGCCGTCAACATCGCCGCCCCACCATCCGTCGTACCTGGATCTCGGTGCCGCACGGCCCGTCCGCGCGCGCGTAGGCAAGCCCTCGCGCGAACGGCCGCGTCCGGGCACTCGAGAACGGGCACGCCAGCCCGGGCACGGACGGCGGTAGTGGCGCACCTTCCTCCGCGGAGGGGCGCACCAGTCCCTCTGCTTGAGCAGCTTCTGGCGCGGGGAAGGAAGCCGACGGCCACCGGCTAG